The Caenorhabditis elegans chromosome I genome includes the window taattttggtGTTAGAATcacggaaaaaaatattgaaaactaagaaaaccCGCTCACCTCAACAGTATACACATATCCTGGCGCCAAATTCTCATAGCGAACCTCCCTGAGCTGTGGCTGATTGATCGTAGTATTGGTATCATGATTGATCGGGGAACTCAACAAAATTCGATACCCAATCACCGTCTGCATAGCATCATGATGGCGGGTCCAATGACAGTGTGCACTAGATTCACTTGTCACCTGGCACTGAATCGGCGTAGTCACACTGGAACAGTCAATCGGTGTCAGGGAAGACGTCTGATCGCATGTATCCGTAGAAAACACCCCATCCACTACAAAGTCTCCGGTTAGGGTGTCAGTCACCTCGACTTTATAGTCACAGTCAAAGCTTAGGCCTTTAAGGAGCGCCGAGCAGTCTGTGACTCGGAGGTCATGCCACCGGGTGTCCGAGTGATGGTTCGGCTGGTACTCCCGGCAGAGGGTCTTCCGGACCTTCACACTGAACTGACGCTTGGCAGGGGTGCAGTGGGCTGCGTTGAGCCAGTTTAGCTGGGTTTGAAGTTCGGTGTCGAAGAATGGGGTCTGGATTTCTAGGTGGGCTGGTTGGGGGCTGTTGGGCCTGTTGGGGGCATGGCTTGACGTCTTAAGATCCTTCAAAGAAGCTTCAATCTTCAGCTCCTCACTTCCATGAGCAATTCGGGCCTTTGGGCCAGTATAGGGCTCTCGGTCCTCTGGTACAGCTGACAAGGAATCCGCAGTCCTGATAAAAACCACACCCTTCTCGCCGTGCAGCTCCCCATCACTAGAATCCACAGACGCATGGATCTCCACTAGATACACAGAATTCGGAAACAGGCCCGTAATCTCCGAGCTTGTCGCGTGGCTTGGGACTACTACAGACTGCCGGTCACGTTCCTGGATCCCGATGAACTCCTCGTCATCGTCGGACTGGAGGCTTCGCTTTTCGTGGGCCGCGAATTCAAGGGTGGATTTTTTGCGCATTTGCTCCTCGAACGCGTCGGCTTCCGATTTGGTGGAGGAAGCCCAGgagatctggaaaattggaggAATTATCGGTTGGTcaactgaaaatctaaaaaaaattagaatttttcgcTTCAAAAACCGCAAAATCATCGAAAACTGCTATAATCTTGCGAATTTCAACCGAAAATTACcttgaaatattggaaagtTGGCTTGAAAAGCGCAAATGCGAAACTGATCATTTTACATGTAATTCTACAAAAAGTGTGTGAAAATTAAATGCGTGCAAAAAATGCAGTgtccaatggagcgcgaatACGGAAAACGGTCCAAAAATACACTAGAAAGaaagtcagaaaattttcaaatttcaaatttttagtgaaatttccCAAATCTAAGTAGGCTCGGccaaaaagcgaaaaaaaaggttaaaattgactgaaaagcGGAGTTCGACgcggaaaacttgaaatttctgtagttttttaCACAATTACTTtacgcaaaaatttcagattttatatGGCCCCTTACCTGATAGTTCTTTATCGGCAAATCACTTGGTGGCGGGTTCCAATGCACCATCTGATTCCACAGTCCACTAGCCACCACCTTAGAAGCCCCCAGCGAAAGATCCTTGGGCGGTGGTGGTGCCTTAGCTTCCTTTGAGATCTTAAACGGCTTCGACGGACTACTAAACCCTAGGCTTCCCTCCTGAGACACTGCAGCCGTCCTAAACTCGTAGAACCTTCCAGGCGAGAGAAGGTGCTTCAGGATCGCGTACGGCTTGTTGCGAACTGTCACCGTCTGCCATTCAGTCATCGCTGACTCGTCGGCGTGAAGTCCCCAACGCCATTGAACAAGGAACAGGTTAGCATTCTCGTTTTGCTGGGCCTTGGAGAGTCTTCCAGTGGCCCATCGGATGATGATGCTTCGCTTTCGTTTTCTCTCCTGGACACTGATATTTCGTGGGATCGGGAGAAGCTTGATGTCAGAGGATCGGGGTTTTAGGCACTGACGGGAGCAGCCTGATGAACAGCATTTCTGAGTTTCCGGGCATTCTCCGTCCATTTGGCACAGGGCTGAGCATTCCTGCAAAAGAAAATGGGGTTAGAGATGGGgagtcgaaaattttgaatcctGAATTTGTtggttcggcaaattttccgaatttgccggacacgtggtgccagagtatctaatttcggcttgatctacgtagatctacaaaaaatgcgggagaagatggttaaaaacgtgctgacggccctttttttccggcaaaacattcccgcatttttgtagatcaaaccgtaatgggacaggcTGACACCAGATGCACGGGCAAATAAATTAGAATCGAGCCGTGACGCGGCATAAATCAACCCCCAGTCGTGGCcaagccaaaatggcctaattcGGCAAACTTTTACATTTTGAAAGATGCAAAAGTGAATTTGACTACGAAAAATGCTCTCAAAACATAGTAAAAGTTACGGGATTTGAGTAACCCAATTTGCCTAGCTTAAATTCAGATTCCGGTGGAACTACcagccaattttttcctaCAATAGTGtccattttctagaaaaataaataaaaaatagttatttgccaaaatttcagaatttaaacgTATTTCTATCCAGTTTTGAACAGCTCTaatctccaaattttgaaaaaaaaaatcccggcTTTTAGACCAAAATCTCTAGTTCCTTAGCACCCTATTTCCCAAATTCCGGGTCGAAAATTCCCAGATTTTCAGTCTCATATCCTTCTAAGTACCTATAGTCCCTACTAAAACGCAACAGGTGATCAAACACCTGTTACTCTTAAAGAATATAGGTTTATCCGCTAATCCCACCTGTACTTGTATTTGCCCCGGCACCTTTTTGAAGTACCCGCGAAAATACTTGAAGGTATTTGAGTTGCGTACTAAGCGGATGAGCTCTAAAAGGGTGTTCGAATATGGAATATTAACCTGGGAATTCGAGCCGAGTATCTAGAAGCTCGGAGGGCTCTagatttcaaaacttacatAGTTCGATTGATTGCTGACTGATGGGCAGGCGCCTGGCTTCTCCTGGTAGATCCTCTGTAGGTAGTGACAAGAATCCTCACAAGTCTCCCGATCATCCGAGGCTACGCAGGACTTTTTGCAGGCTTTGATATCGTCGAATTGTTCACGGCATGGGGCAGAgcactgaaataaaaaaaaattaattttgaactaGAGATTTTCACTTTGAACGGTCATATCTCGGttagttttgaagaaatcaaaaaatgcttaACTACAGAAATATAGAACACATTAGagcaaatattttgtcagttaaccgttttttgataaaaccaaagaTAACTGAGCTACGAGCTTCTAAACCGgattgatgcaccatgtccaaTGTTTAGCTTTAGCGGGTCATATCTcggttgaaaataaaataataagaaaattttaaattgggaTAGTATAGAGAAACatataacaaatattttgtcagttaacaactttctgataaaatcaaagacaaccgagatataagctttAAAGCCAAGCCCCGGAACCATGACCCCCCTCAGCTCTCCAGCTTCTTGTTGATGTGTGACACTTGCTCATTTACTTGTGCTCattccatcatcatcattatctTCTTCTTATTTCCCCACACAACTATACACCTAATTTGATTCATTTCCAACTCTTCACACAAGCACGCGCATAAATGTTTTGTCAAGTAGGGGTATAATTAT containing:
- the kal-1 gene encoding WAP-type 'four-disulfide core (Confirmed by transcript evidence) codes for the protein MILLLLLFILGSVSPDELISTRCQAQCLHLMDQRLQNNMELRKTLKHHIIQLCKEDATCSACSAPCREQFDDIKACKKSCVASDDRETCEDSCHYLQRIYQEKPGACPSVSNQSNYECSALCQMDGECPETQKCCSSGCSRQCLKPRSSDIKLLPIPRNISVQERKRKRSIIIRWATGRLSKAQQNENANLFLVQWRWGLHADESAMTEWQTVTVRNKPYAILKHLLSPGRFYEFRTAAVSQEGSLGFSSPSKPFKISKEAKAPPPPKDLSLGASKVVASGLWNQMVHWNPPPSDLPIKNYQISWASSTKSEADAFEEQMRKKSTLEFAAHEKRSLQSDDDEEFIGIQERDRQSVVVPSHATSSEITGLFPNSVYLVEIHASVDSSDGELHGEKGVVFIRTADSLSAVPEDREPYTGPKARIAHGSEELKIEASLKDLKTSSHAPNRPNSPQPAHLEIQTPFFDTELQTQLNWLNAAHCTPAKRQFSVKVRKTLCREYQPNHHSDTRWHDLRVTDCSALLKGLSFDCDYKVEVTDTLTGDFVVDGVFSTDTCDQTSSLTPIDCSSVTTPIQCQVTSESSAHCHWTRHHDAMQTVIGYRILLSSPINHDTNTTINQPQLREVRYENLAPGYVYTVEVQSITNKGLGRTVSTQFVTHPDLDSNAIQRFPGGEIIELPLESSGKLSIFSIFSSFFLVLLLRLL